ATTGCGGAGTGCGGACCCCAAGATCGCGTAATAATTGTGTGCGAAGGCGATTCTAGATTATAGACGGTTCATCTGCCCGGCGACCGATGTTTATCGGTACGTCGCCCCCGCTCGGCAAATGACATGCGCGTAAGCAAAAAATGTGCCGGATGTCAGCCGAGTAGGGATGTATAATAAGGTAACTCCCCCGATCTGTTAGGAGCCGGTCATGGCCTCATTCGACCTTCGACGGATTCTTGCAGGATGGGAATACGAACCCAACCAGATCACAGTGCGCAAAATCACCGGCGACGACGGCTCGGTGAAGATCCAGATGCGGCTGGACCTGGGACTGCTGCAAATGGAAGTCAGCGGCCGTCCGGACGGCCAGCGTCCGCATGGCAGTGACTCGCTGCTGGCTTATCACGAGCGCCGCGTGGAGCAGCACAACGAGCGAAACGGCATCGACCTCGGATTCGAGCTGACGCCCGCCGAGTGCCAGGCCCTTCGTGAAGAATCGGTACAGTATTACCACCGCTATCTCGCCGAGTTCGTCCTTGAGGATTTTGAGGGCGTCGAGCGCGATACCGCCCGAAACCTCCGTGTACTGGATCTGTGCCGCGAGCATGCCCAGGAAGAGGGTGACCGGGTGATCCTGGAGCAATACCGCCCTTACCTGATAATGATGAACACGCGGGCCCAGGTCCATCTGGCCCTGCGCAAGGGAGCGTTCAAGACCGCCTTGGCCCGGGTCAACGCGGGACTGACGATGATCCAGGAGCTCTTCGCCGATTCCGGCCAGGAGGACGCCTTCGAGGAAGCGACGGAGGTGTCGATCCTCAACGCTCTGCGAAACGAGATCGCGGCGCGGCTACCGGCCGATCCGCTCCAGAAGCTCGAAGGCGAATTGCAAAAGGCCGTCGCCGAAGAGCGCTACGAGGACGCTGCCGTCCTGCGCAACCGCATGGAGGCGATGCGGGCGAGGCAATCCGCCCCGACGCCGCGGCGGCGGAAGAAATAGCCTCAACACTGCTTTTTCAAGCCAGTTCATGAAGCCCCCGGCAAGCTTGCCGGGGGCTTTTGACTTGGGCAACTTGCGTGCTCTGCTATCCGATACCAGAATCCGTCCAGGAGAAACGTATGACGGACGCCGACACCACCCTCCGCGATCTGCGCGAGACCGTTCGCCGCTTTGTCGACGAGCGCGACTGGAATCAGTTTCACGATCCCAAGAACCTGTCCATGGCCATCGCTACGGAGGCGGCGGAGCTGATGGAGCACTTCCGCTGGCTGACGGGCCCGCAGGCGCGCGAGCTGCGAAACGCTCCCTCCGACCTTCAGGAGGTTCGCGAGGAGCTCGCCGATATCCTCTGCTTTACGCTTTCGTTCGCCAACGCCCTCGACATCGACCTCTCGACGGCGCTGCGCGAGAAGATGCTCAAGAACGCCGAGAAGTACCCGGCCGACCGGTTTCGCGGGCGGTTTCGCTGAAGCCCGTTAGTCTCGCGGGAATTCAATCGGAGTGAAGGGTTCGTCTCGTGTCGCGGCGTACGCGGCCGAATTCCGCAGAAGATCTTCATCGGCCAGATCGCCCCGCGCGAAGGCCGCGACATCCGTCGTACGCATCACCAGGCACATGAATTCGGCTTCGGGAATCTC
This is a stretch of genomic DNA from Phycisphaerae bacterium. It encodes these proteins:
- a CDS encoding nucleotide pyrophosphohydrolase gives rise to the protein MTDADTTLRDLRETVRRFVDERDWNQFHDPKNLSMAIATEAAELMEHFRWLTGPQARELRNAPSDLQEVREELADILCFTLSFANALDIDLSTALREKMLKNAEKYPADRFRGRFR
- a CDS encoding UvrB/UvrC motif-containing protein; protein product: MASFDLRRILAGWEYEPNQITVRKITGDDGSVKIQMRLDLGLLQMEVSGRPDGQRPHGSDSLLAYHERRVEQHNERNGIDLGFELTPAECQALREESVQYYHRYLAEFVLEDFEGVERDTARNLRVLDLCREHAQEEGDRVILEQYRPYLIMMNTRAQVHLALRKGAFKTALARVNAGLTMIQELFADSGQEDAFEEATEVSILNALRNEIAARLPADPLQKLEGELQKAVAEERYEDAAVLRNRMEAMRARQSAPTPRRRKK